The Pseudomonas extremaustralis genome contains a region encoding:
- the ftsW gene encoding putative lipid II flippase FtsW codes for MSINFRNIIKPYPSPIITGRGIDLDFPMLAGCLALLGLGLVMITSASSEVAAVQSGNTLYMMIRHLVYLVLGLGACVVTMMIPIATWQRLGWLMLIGAFGLLVMVILPGIGREVNGSMRWIGFGAFNVQPSEIAKVFVVIYLAGYLVRRQKEVRESWMGFFKPFIVLLPMAGLLLMEPDFGATVVMMGAAAAMLFLGGVGLFRFTLMVVLAVAAVTVLVQAQPYRMARLITFTDPWSDQFGSGYQLTQALIAFGRGEWLGVGLGNSVQKQFYLPEAHTDFVFSVLAEELGVVGSLCTVALFVFVCVRGMYIGLWAEKAKQYFAAYVAYGLSFLWIGQFLINIGVNVGLLPTKGLTLPFLSYGGSSLVICCACLGLLLRIEWESRTHLGSEEMEFSESDFAEEPTHGR; via the coding sequence ATGAGCATCAACTTCCGGAACATCATCAAGCCCTACCCATCGCCGATCATCACCGGGCGCGGTATCGATCTGGATTTCCCGATGCTCGCCGGCTGCCTGGCGCTGCTGGGCCTGGGCCTGGTGATGATCACGTCGGCGTCCTCCGAAGTGGCCGCCGTACAGTCGGGCAATACGCTGTACATGATGATCCGTCACTTGGTGTACCTGGTGCTCGGCCTCGGCGCGTGCGTCGTGACCATGATGATCCCCATCGCCACCTGGCAACGCCTGGGCTGGTTGATGCTGATCGGTGCGTTCGGCTTGCTGGTCATGGTGATCCTGCCGGGTATCGGTCGCGAGGTGAACGGTTCGATGCGCTGGATCGGCTTCGGTGCGTTCAACGTGCAGCCTTCGGAAATCGCCAAGGTGTTCGTGGTGATCTACCTCGCCGGCTACCTGGTGCGGCGTCAGAAAGAAGTGCGCGAAAGCTGGATGGGTTTTTTCAAGCCGTTCATCGTGCTGCTGCCGATGGCCGGCCTGTTGCTGATGGAACCCGACTTCGGCGCCACCGTAGTGATGATGGGTGCGGCAGCGGCGATGCTGTTCCTTGGCGGCGTGGGCCTGTTCCGCTTCACCTTGATGGTGGTGCTGGCGGTGGCTGCGGTGACGGTGCTGGTACAGGCGCAACCTTACCGGATGGCGCGTCTGATTACCTTCACCGACCCCTGGTCCGATCAGTTCGGCTCCGGCTACCAGTTGACCCAGGCGCTGATCGCCTTCGGTCGCGGCGAGTGGCTGGGCGTGGGCCTGGGCAACAGCGTACAGAAACAGTTCTACCTGCCGGAAGCGCACACCGACTTCGTGTTCTCGGTACTGGCCGAAGAGCTTGGCGTGGTCGGTTCGCTGTGCACCGTCGCGTTGTTCGTGTTCGTGTGTGTGCGCGGCATGTACATCGGCTTGTGGGCCGAGAAGGCCAAACAGTATTTCGCTGCCTATGTGGCGTATGGCTTGTCGTTCCTGTGGATCGGCCAGTTCCTGATCAATATCGGTGTGAACGTCGGCCTGCTGCCGACCAAGGGCCTGACCTTGCCGTTCCTCAGTTACGGCGGCAGTTCGTTGGTGATCTGCTGTGCGTGCCTGGGCTTGTTGCTGCGCATCGAGTGGGAGAGTCGAACCCACCTGGGCAGCGAAGAGATGGAGTTCAGCGAAAGCGACTTCGCCGAGGAGCCGACCCATGGGCGCTAA
- the murC gene encoding UDP-N-acetylmuramate--L-alanine ligase — protein MVENQKAMPQPEMRRIRRIHFVGIGGVGMCGIAEVLLNLGYQVSGSDLKESPVTERLKSFGARIFIGHRAENAADSDVLVVSSAVNTSNPEVATALERRIPVVPRAEMLAELMRYRHGIAVAGTHGKTTTTSLIASVFAAGGLDPTFVIGGRLNAAGTNAQLGTSRYLIAEADESDASFLHLQPLVAVVTNIDEDHMATYDGDFNKLKKTFVEFLHNLPFYGLAVVCLDDPVVREILPLVKRPTVTYGFSEDADVRAINVRQEGMQTFFTVLRPDREPLDVSVNMPGNHNVLNSLATICIASDEGVSDEAIVEGLSRFAGVGRRFQVYGQLPVEGGDVMLVDDYGHHPTEVAAVIKAVRGGWPERRLVMVYQPHRYSRTRDLYDDFVNVLADANVLLLMEVYPAGEEPIPGADSRKLCNSIRQRGQLDPIYIERGVDLAPIVKPLLRAGDILLCQGAGDIGGLAPKLLASPLFVKEGFAAEKGKSK, from the coding sequence ATGGTTGAGAATCAGAAAGCCATGCCACAACCGGAAATGCGCCGCATCCGTCGCATCCACTTCGTCGGTATCGGCGGCGTGGGCATGTGCGGCATTGCCGAAGTGTTGCTGAACCTGGGTTACCAGGTGTCCGGCTCCGACTTGAAAGAGTCGCCGGTCACTGAGCGCCTGAAGTCGTTCGGTGCGCGAATCTTTATCGGCCACCGCGCCGAAAACGCCGCCGATTCCGATGTGCTGGTGGTATCGAGCGCCGTGAATACCTCCAACCCGGAAGTGGCCACCGCCCTCGAACGCCGCATTCCCGTGGTGCCCCGCGCCGAGATGCTGGCCGAGCTGATGCGCTATCGCCACGGCATCGCTGTCGCCGGTACTCACGGTAAGACCACCACCACCAGCCTGATCGCTTCGGTGTTCGCTGCCGGTGGCCTGGACCCGACGTTCGTGATCGGTGGCCGTCTGAATGCCGCGGGCACCAATGCCCAGCTCGGCACCAGCCGTTACCTGATCGCCGAAGCCGATGAAAGCGATGCCAGCTTCCTGCACCTGCAACCGCTGGTCGCTGTGGTCACCAACATCGATGAAGACCACATGGCGACCTACGACGGTGACTTCAATAAGTTGAAGAAAACCTTCGTCGAGTTTCTGCACAACCTGCCGTTCTACGGTTTGGCCGTGGTGTGCCTGGATGATCCGGTGGTGCGCGAAATCCTGCCGCTGGTCAAGCGTCCGACCGTGACCTACGGCTTCAGCGAAGACGCCGACGTGCGCGCGATCAATGTGCGCCAGGAAGGCATGCAAACCTTCTTCACCGTGCTGCGTCCCGACCGCGAGCCGCTGGACGTGTCGGTGAACATGCCGGGCAACCACAACGTGCTCAATTCCCTGGCGACCATCTGCATCGCTTCCGATGAGGGCGTCAGCGATGAAGCCATCGTCGAGGGCCTGTCGCGCTTTGCCGGCGTGGGCCGTCGCTTCCAGGTCTACGGCCAGTTGCCGGTGGAAGGCGGCGACGTGATGCTGGTGGACGACTACGGTCACCACCCGACCGAAGTCGCGGCCGTGATCAAGGCCGTGCGCGGTGGTTGGCCGGAGCGCCGCCTGGTGATGGTCTACCAGCCGCACCGCTACAGCCGTACCCGCGACCTGTACGACGATTTCGTCAATGTACTGGCCGATGCCAACGTATTGCTGTTGATGGAAGTCTATCCGGCCGGCGAAGAGCCAATCCCCGGTGCCGACAGTCGCAAGCTGTGCAACAGCATCCGCCAGCGTGGCCAACTGGACCCGATCTATATCGAACGTGGCGTGGACCTGGCTCCGATCGTCAAGCCGCTGCTGCGTGCCGGCGACATCCTGTTGTGCCAGGGTGCCGGTGACATCGGCGGCCTTGCTCCTAAATTGCTGGCGAGCCCCTTGTTCGTAAAAGAAGGCTTCGCCGCAGAAAAGGGGAAGTCGAAATGA
- a CDS encoding D-alanine--D-alanine ligase, with protein sequence MTTNYGSLFSTVPPADFGRVAVLFGGKSAEREVSLKSGNAVLEALQSAGVNAFGIDVGDDFLARLQAEKIDRAFIILHGRGGEDGSMQGLLECAGIPYTGSGILASALAMDKLRTKQVWHSLGIPTPRHSVLCSEDDCISAAKELGLPLIVKPAHEGSSIGMAKVNSAAELIDAWKAASTYDSQVLVEQWIQGPEYTIATLRGQVLPPIALGTPHTFYDYDAKYLASDTQYRIPCGLDATKEQELMDLTAKACEALGIAGWARADVMQDDQGNFWFLEVNTAPGMTDHSLVPMAARAAGLDFQQLVLAILAASIEPRG encoded by the coding sequence ATGACCACGAACTACGGCTCCCTGTTCTCCACCGTCCCGCCTGCCGACTTCGGCCGCGTGGCCGTGCTGTTCGGCGGCAAGAGTGCCGAGCGCGAAGTGTCGCTCAAGTCCGGCAACGCCGTGCTTGAAGCCCTGCAAAGCGCTGGCGTGAACGCGTTCGGTATCGACGTGGGCGATGATTTTCTCGCCCGCTTGCAGGCCGAGAAAATCGACCGCGCCTTTATCATCCTGCACGGCCGTGGCGGTGAAGACGGCAGCATGCAAGGCTTGCTCGAGTGCGCCGGCATCCCCTACACCGGCAGCGGCATCCTCGCGTCGGCGCTGGCCATGGACAAGTTGCGCACCAAACAGGTCTGGCACAGCCTGGGTATTCCCACCCCGCGTCACAGTGTTCTGTGCAGCGAAGACGATTGTATTTCTGCAGCCAAGGAACTGGGCCTGCCTTTGATCGTCAAACCAGCCCATGAAGGCTCCAGTATCGGCATGGCCAAAGTGAACTCGGCCGCCGAATTGATCGACGCATGGAAAGCGGCCAGTACCTACGATTCGCAAGTGTTGGTGGAACAGTGGATCCAGGGTCCCGAGTACACCATCGCCACCCTGCGTGGCCAGGTATTGCCGCCCATCGCCTTGGGCACGCCCCACACTTTTTACGATTACGACGCCAAGTACCTGGCTTCCGATACCCAGTACCGGATTCCGTGCGGCCTTGACGCAACCAAAGAACAGGAATTGATGGACCTCACGGCAAAAGCCTGTGAGGCGCTGGGTATCGCCGGTTGGGCGCGGGCAGACGTGATGCAGGATGACCAAGGGAATTTCTGGTTCCTGGAAGTCAACACCGCTCCCGGGATGACCGACCACAGCCTGGTACCTATGGCCGCTCGCGCCGCCGGTCTGGATTTCCAGCAGTTGGTGCTGGCGATTCTTGCCGCCAGTATCGAGCCACGAGGCTAA
- a CDS encoding UDP-N-acetylmuramoyl-tripeptide--D-alanyl-D-alanine ligase has protein sequence MLKPMKFSELTQALSARVLSSDCSFDGVSIDSRNIKPGQLFVALAGPRFDGHDYLNEVAAKGAVGALVQREVADSTLAQLLVADTRLALGQLGALNRAAFTKPVVAITGSSGKTTVKELLAGVLRTRGPVLATRGNLNNDFGAPLTLLELAPEHTAAVIELGASRIGEIAYTVALTKPHVAIINNAGTAHVGEFGGPEKIVQAKGEILEGLDASGTAVLNLDDKAFETWRVRAAGRKVLTFAVSNAAADFHASDIAVDARGCPSFTLHTPQGSEHVQLNLLGNHNVANALAAAAAAYALGVSSFGIATGLGAVQPVKGRTVAQLASNGMRVIDDTYNANPSSINAAVDLLKGFAGRKVLVLGDIGELGDWAEQGHREVGAYAAGKVDALYAVGTNMAHAVDAFGPGARHFATQAELIQALRAGEQDKHTTILIKGSRSAVMENVVVALCGSSTEKH, from the coding sequence ATGCTTAAGCCCATGAAGTTCAGCGAACTGACCCAGGCCTTGTCGGCCCGCGTACTGTCGAGTGATTGCAGCTTCGACGGCGTCAGTATCGACAGTCGCAACATCAAGCCAGGGCAACTCTTTGTCGCGTTGGCCGGCCCACGTTTCGACGGCCACGACTACCTCAACGAAGTGGCCGCCAAAGGCGCCGTGGGTGCCTTGGTGCAGCGTGAAGTCGCGGACTCCACCTTGGCGCAATTGCTGGTCGCCGATACGCGCCTGGCCCTGGGGCAGTTGGGCGCGCTGAACCGTGCCGCGTTCACCAAGCCGGTTGTGGCCATTACCGGTTCCAGCGGCAAGACCACGGTCAAGGAGCTGCTCGCCGGTGTCCTGCGCACACGTGGGCCGGTGCTCGCGACCCGTGGCAACCTCAACAATGATTTCGGCGCACCGCTGACCTTGCTCGAACTGGCCCCGGAACACACGGCAGCAGTGATCGAACTGGGCGCTTCACGTATCGGCGAAATCGCCTACACCGTGGCGCTGACCAAGCCCCACGTGGCAATTATCAACAACGCCGGGACCGCCCACGTCGGTGAGTTCGGCGGCCCGGAGAAGATCGTCCAAGCCAAGGGCGAAATCCTCGAAGGCCTCGATGCCTCGGGCACTGCGGTATTGAATCTTGACGACAAGGCCTTCGAGACCTGGCGTGTACGCGCCGCCGGTCGCAAGGTGCTGACGTTTGCCGTGTCGAATGCAGCGGCGGATTTCCACGCATCCGACATCGCGGTCGATGCCCGTGGTTGCCCGTCCTTCACCTTGCACACTCCGCAAGGCAGCGAGCACGTACAGCTGAATCTGCTGGGCAACCACAACGTCGCCAATGCCCTGGCCGCCGCCGCCGCTGCTTACGCCCTGGGCGTGTCGTCGTTCGGTATCGCAACCGGGCTGGGTGCGGTGCAGCCGGTCAAGGGACGCACCGTCGCGCAACTGGCGAGCAACGGCATGCGCGTGATCGACGACACCTACAACGCCAACCCGTCCTCCATCAACGCCGCCGTTGACCTGCTCAAAGGTTTTGCCGGGCGCAAGGTGCTGGTGCTGGGGGATATCGGCGAGCTGGGCGACTGGGCCGAACAAGGTCACCGTGAAGTCGGCGCCTATGCGGCCGGCAAAGTCGATGCCCTCTACGCCGTCGGCACCAACATGGCCCATGCCGTTGACGCTTTCGGCCCCGGTGCGCGGCATTTTGCCACCCAGGCCGAGTTGATCCAGGCGCTGCGCGCGGGCGAACAAGACAAACACACAACCATTTTGATCAAGGGATCGCGCAGCGCGGTGATGGAAAACGTCGTCGTAGCCTTGTGTGGCTCAAGTACGGAGAAACATTAA
- the murD gene encoding UDP-N-acetylmuramoyl-L-alanine--D-glutamate ligase gives MSLIASDHFRIVVGLGKSGMSLVRFLANRGTSFAVADTRENPPELVTLRRDYPHVEVRCGELDVEFLCRADELYVSPGLALATPALQAAAARGVKLSGDIDLFARNAKAPIVAISGSNAKSTVTTLVGEMAAAAGKRVAVGGNLGTPALDLLSDDVELYVMELSSFQLETTHDLGAEVATVLNVSEDHMDRYSGLPAYHLAKHRIFRGAKQVVVNRQDALSRPLMGEGLPCWTFGLGKPDFKAFGIREENGEKYLAFEFQNLMPVRELKIRGAHNQSNALAALALGHAVGLPFDAMLSSLRTFGGLEHRCQWVRDLDGVSYYNDSKATNVGAALAAIEGLGADIDGKLLLIAGGDGKGADFKDLKGPVAEHCRAVVLLGRDADLIAAALGDAVPQVRASSLDDAIAQCRALAQPGDAVLLSPACASFDMFKNYEERGHLFARAVEALA, from the coding sequence GTGTCCCTGATCGCTTCAGACCACTTCCGCATCGTTGTCGGCCTCGGCAAGAGCGGCATGTCCCTGGTTCGCTTCCTGGCGAACCGGGGCACGTCGTTTGCCGTGGCCGATACGCGGGAAAATCCACCGGAGCTGGTCACGCTGCGCCGTGACTACCCGCACGTGGAAGTGCGTTGTGGCGAGTTGGATGTCGAGTTTCTGTGCCGCGCCGACGAGCTCTATGTGAGCCCCGGCCTGGCCCTGGCGACACCGGCCCTGCAAGCTGCAGCGGCGCGTGGCGTGAAGCTGTCCGGCGATATCGACCTGTTTGCCCGTAACGCAAAGGCGCCGATCGTGGCCATCAGCGGTTCCAACGCGAAAAGCACCGTGACCACCCTGGTCGGCGAGATGGCGGCTGCGGCCGGCAAGCGCGTGGCCGTGGGCGGCAATCTCGGCACGCCGGCACTGGATCTGCTCAGCGACGACGTCGAGCTGTACGTGATGGAACTGTCGAGCTTCCAGCTGGAAACCACCCACGACCTGGGCGCTGAAGTGGCCACGGTGCTCAACGTCAGCGAAGACCACATGGACCGCTACAGCGGCCTGCCGGCTTATCACCTGGCCAAGCACCGGATCTTCCGCGGCGCCAAGCAAGTGGTGGTCAACCGCCAGGACGCCCTGAGCCGTCCATTGATGGGCGAGGGCTTGCCGTGCTGGACCTTCGGCCTGGGCAAACCCGATTTCAAGGCCTTCGGTATCCGTGAAGAAAACGGCGAGAAATACCTGGCCTTTGAATTCCAGAACCTGATGCCGGTGCGCGAGCTGAAAATCCGTGGCGCCCACAACCAGTCCAACGCCTTGGCGGCACTGGCGCTGGGGCATGCCGTGGGCTTGCCGTTCGACGCCATGCTCTCGAGCCTGCGCACCTTCGGCGGCCTCGAGCATCGTTGCCAGTGGGTACGCGACCTTGATGGCGTCAGCTATTACAACGATTCCAAGGCCACCAATGTCGGTGCGGCCCTGGCCGCCATCGAGGGCCTGGGCGCCGACATCGACGGCAAGCTTCTACTGATCGCCGGTGGCGACGGCAAAGGCGCCGATTTCAAGGACCTCAAGGGGCCGGTGGCCGAGCATTGCCGCGCCGTGGTGCTGTTGGGCCGCGATGCCGACTTGATCGCCGCCGCCTTGGGCGATGCCGTGCCGCAAGTACGCGCCAGTTCCCTCGATGACGCGATTGCCCAGTGCCGGGCCCTGGCCCAGCCGGGTGACGCGGTGCTGCTGTCGCCGGCCTGCGCCAGTTTCGACATGTTCAAGAACTACGAAGAGCGTGGCCATCTGTTCGCCCGCGCCGTGGAGGCCTTGGCATGA
- the murG gene encoding undecaprenyldiphospho-muramoylpentapeptide beta-N-acetylglucosaminyltransferase has translation MGANVLIMAGGTGGHVFPALACAREFQSRGYSVHWLGTPRGIENELVPSAGLPLHLINVAGLRGKSKLSLLKAPFVLLKAVWQARKVIREVKPVCVLGFGGYVTGPGGVAAKLAGVPVIVHEQNAVAGTANRLLVPLAARVCEAFPNTFSASGKRRTTGNPVRTELFMGIAREALAGRKAHLLILGGSLGAEPLNKLLPEALAQLPVALRPEIFHQAGKNHDEVTATRYREAGVEATVQPFIKDMAHAYGWADLVVCRAGALTVSELAAAGLPSLLVPLPHAIDDHQTRNAEYLAGEGAAFLLPQRTTGAADLAARLTEVLMQPERLNSMASTASRLAKPDATRTVVDICLEVAHG, from the coding sequence ATGGGCGCTAACGTGCTGATCATGGCGGGCGGCACCGGGGGCCATGTGTTTCCGGCCCTGGCCTGCGCGCGGGAATTCCAGAGCCGTGGCTACAGCGTGCACTGGCTGGGAACGCCGCGCGGCATCGAAAACGAATTGGTGCCAAGCGCCGGCTTGCCGCTGCATTTGATCAACGTCGCCGGCCTGCGCGGCAAGAGCAAGTTGTCCCTGCTCAAGGCGCCGTTCGTGTTGCTCAAGGCTGTTTGGCAGGCACGCAAGGTCATACGTGAAGTGAAACCGGTGTGTGTGCTCGGCTTTGGCGGTTACGTGACCGGTCCGGGTGGCGTCGCGGCCAAGCTCGCTGGCGTGCCGGTGATCGTGCACGAGCAGAACGCCGTGGCCGGTACCGCCAATCGCCTGCTGGTGCCCCTGGCGGCGCGAGTGTGTGAAGCGTTCCCCAACACGTTCAGTGCGTCGGGCAAGCGTCGCACCACCGGCAACCCGGTGCGTACCGAGCTGTTCATGGGCATTGCCCGTGAGGCCCTGGCCGGGCGCAAGGCACATCTGCTGATCCTGGGCGGAAGCCTGGGCGCCGAGCCATTGAACAAATTGCTGCCTGAAGCGCTGGCGCAATTGCCTGTGGCGTTGCGCCCGGAGATCTTCCACCAGGCCGGCAAGAACCACGATGAAGTGACCGCCACGCGGTATCGCGAGGCCGGTGTGGAAGCCACCGTGCAGCCCTTCATCAAAGACATGGCCCATGCCTATGGCTGGGCCGACCTGGTGGTCTGTCGCGCTGGTGCGCTGACCGTCAGTGAACTGGCCGCCGCCGGTCTGCCGTCCTTGCTGGTGCCTTTGCCCCACGCAATCGACGACCACCAGACCCGCAACGCCGAATATTTGGCCGGGGAGGGCGCTGCCTTCCTGCTGCCGCAAAGAACGACTGGCGCCGCCGATTTGGCCGCACGCCTGACCGAGGTTTTGATGCAACCGGAACGACTCAACAGCATGGCGAGCACCGCAAGCCGCCTGGCCAAACCTGATGCCACCCGCACCGTGGTCGATATCTGCCTGGAGGTGGCCCATGGTTGA
- a CDS encoding cell division protein FtsQ/DivIB, with product MKGASLRHQPPQAPGRKPVPRGASRMVAKEPMSARLPKANFGFLKALFWPVLLVVLGFGTYEGAQRLLPYADRPITKISVQGDLSYISQQAVQQRIGPFLAASFFTIDLAGMRRELEQMPWIAHAEVRRVWPDQVTIRLEEQLPVARWGDEALLNNQGQAFTPRELANYEHLPQLFGPQRAQQQVMQQYQAFSQMLRPLGFSIARLELRERGSWFLTTGAGSSGPGIELLLGRDRLVEKMRRFIAIYDKTLKEQITNIASVDLRYANGLAVGWREPAAPTAVQPAVAKN from the coding sequence ATGAAAGGCGCATCGCTTCGTCATCAGCCCCCCCAAGCACCCGGCCGCAAGCCGGTGCCACGGGGTGCCAGTCGGATGGTGGCTAAAGAGCCGATGTCGGCGCGCCTGCCGAAAGCCAATTTTGGTTTCCTCAAGGCGCTGTTCTGGCCGGTGCTGCTGGTGGTGTTGGGTTTTGGCACTTACGAAGGCGCCCAGCGTCTATTGCCGTATGCCGATCGCCCGATCACCAAGATCAGCGTGCAGGGTGACTTGAGCTACATCAGCCAGCAGGCGGTGCAGCAGCGTATCGGTCCGTTCCTGGCGGCGAGCTTCTTCACCATCGACCTGGCCGGCATGCGCCGGGAACTGGAACAGATGCCGTGGATCGCCCACGCGGAAGTGCGTCGTGTATGGCCGGATCAGGTGACGATCCGCCTGGAAGAGCAACTGCCCGTGGCCCGTTGGGGCGACGAAGCGCTGTTGAACAACCAGGGCCAGGCGTTCACGCCGCGTGAACTGGCCAACTACGAGCACCTGCCGCAGTTGTTCGGGCCGCAGCGGGCGCAGCAGCAAGTGATGCAGCAGTACCAGGCCTTTAGCCAGATGCTGCGGCCACTGGGCTTCTCCATTGCACGCCTGGAATTGCGTGAACGGGGCAGCTGGTTTTTGACGACCGGGGCCGGCAGTTCCGGCCCGGGCATCGAGTTGTTGCTGGGACGCGACCGCTTGGTGGAAAAGATGCGCCGTTTCATTGCCATCTATGACAAGACCTTGAAAGAACAGATTACGAACATTGCAAGCGTCGACCTGCGTTACGCCAACGGCCTTGCCGTCGGCTGGCGTGAACCGGCTGCGCCCACGGCAGTGCAACCCGCTGTCGCGAAGAATTAA
- the mraY gene encoding phospho-N-acetylmuramoyl-pentapeptide-transferase, producing the protein MLLLLAEYLQQFHKGFAVFQYLTLRGILGVLTALSLSLFLGPWMIRTLQNLQIGQSVRNDGPQSHLSKSGTPTMGGALILSSIGISTLLWADLHNRYVWVVLLVTLLFGAIGWVDDYRKVIEKNSKGLPSRWKYFWQSVFGLAAAIFLYTTAPSAVETTLIIPMLKDASIPLGIGFVVLTYFVIVGSSNAVNLTDGLDGLAIMPTVMVGGALGIFCYLSGNVKFAEYLLIPYVPGAGELIVFCGALIGAGLGFLWFNTYPAQVFMGDVGALALGAALGTIAVIVRQEIVLFIMGGVFVMETLSVVIQVASFKLTGRRVFRMAPIHHHFELKGWPEPRVIVRFWIITVILVLVGLATLKLR; encoded by the coding sequence ATGCTGCTGCTGCTGGCTGAGTATCTGCAACAGTTCCACAAAGGCTTCGCGGTCTTCCAGTACCTGACCCTGCGCGGGATTCTGGGTGTGCTGACCGCGCTGTCTCTGTCGCTGTTCCTGGGACCGTGGATGATCCGCACCCTGCAGAACCTGCAAATTGGTCAATCGGTTCGCAATGACGGCCCGCAGTCGCACCTGTCCAAATCCGGCACCCCGACCATGGGCGGCGCACTGATCCTGTCGTCCATCGGTATCAGTACCTTGCTCTGGGCCGACCTGCACAACCGCTACGTCTGGGTGGTGCTGTTGGTGACCTTGCTGTTCGGCGCCATCGGTTGGGTCGACGACTATCGCAAAGTGATCGAGAAAAACTCCAAGGGGCTGCCAAGCCGCTGGAAGTATTTCTGGCAGTCGGTATTCGGCCTGGCCGCCGCGATCTTCCTCTACACGACCGCGCCAAGCGCCGTCGAGACCACCTTGATCATCCCGATGCTCAAGGATGCGAGCATTCCCCTGGGCATCGGCTTCGTGGTTCTGACCTACTTCGTGATCGTAGGCTCCAGCAACGCGGTGAACCTGACCGACGGCCTCGACGGCCTGGCGATCATGCCGACGGTAATGGTGGGCGGTGCGCTCGGCATCTTCTGCTACCTGTCGGGTAACGTGAAATTCGCCGAATACCTGCTGATCCCTTACGTGCCGGGCGCCGGTGAGCTGATCGTGTTCTGCGGCGCGCTGATCGGTGCGGGCCTGGGCTTCCTATGGTTCAACACCTATCCCGCGCAAGTGTTCATGGGGGACGTCGGCGCGCTGGCGCTGGGCGCGGCCCTGGGCACCATCGCCGTGATCGTTCGCCAGGAAATCGTGTTGTTCATCATGGGCGGTGTGTTCGTGATGGAAACCCTGTCGGTGGTCATCCAGGTGGCCTCCTTCAAATTGACCGGGCGCCGCGTGTTCCGCATGGCACCGATCCACCACCACTTTGAACTCAAGGGCTGGCCTGAGCCGCGCGTGATCGTCCGATTCTGGATCATCACCGTGATTCTCGTACTGGTCGGCCTTGCCACCCTGAAACTGAGGTAG